The Bacillota bacterium genome segment CCCGCCGCTCTCGAACTGACCGCTCACGGCACGACGCGACGCGCTCGCCCCACGCCTGGGGAGGCGCCGTTCACGCGGGCGTGGCCGGGTGGCCACCACAGACTGTAGAAACCGGGGGCAGAATGGACAGTTCCAACAGGGGTATCTGTTGTTGTCTCGACCCACGTCTCAGCCGGGCCTCGAGGAAGGTGTCACACGGGGTGTCTGCCGGTCGGACCGGCGCGGGAGGCTGGCGCGGCGTCCGCGCCGCGGCCGGGCGCCCGCGACAGGCGCGGCCGCGGCCACCGTCGACGCGTCGCGCCGGTGGCCGCGGTCTGCGTGGAGGAGGTGGGAGGGGCTGGCCTTCCGGCGCGGTCCCCGTGGCGCCGGCGTCTCAGCCGTGCCGCTCGGACCGCTCGAAGAGCCCCATGCTCAGGTACCGCTCCCCGGTGTCCGGCGCGATCGCCACGACCCGCTTCCCGGGCCCCAGCTCCTTCGCCACCTGGAGCGCCGCGCAGACGACCGCGCCCGAGGAAGGTCCGCAGAGCAGCCCCTCCTCGCGCGCCAGGCGGCGGGTGGTCTCCCAGGCTTCCTCGTCCGCGACGTCGACGATGCGGTCGTAGACGGTCCGGTCCAGGACGGCCGGGATGAAGCCGGGCCCGAGGCCGGGGATGCGGGAGCGGCCGGGCTTCCCGCCCGAGAGGACGGGGGAGCCGGCCGGCTCCACGGTGACGATGAGCAGCCCGGGGAGGTGGCGGCGGAGCTCCCGGCCGGTGCCGGTGATGGTGCCGCCGGTGCCGGCCGAGGCGACGAAGGCGTCGAGGCGGCCGCCGGTGTCCTCCAGGATCTCCGGGGCGGTGGTGCGCCGGTGCGCCTCGGGGTTGGCGGGGTTCTCGAACTGCTGCGGCATGAAGGCACCGGGGGTGCGGTCGACGATCTCCCGGGCCAGGCGCAGGGCTCCGGACATGCCCTCTTCCTCGGGGCTGAGGACCACCTCCGCGCCGTAGGCGTAGAGGAGCTGGATGCGCTCGCGGCTGGCGCTCTCGGGCATGACGATGACCGCCCGGTAGCCGCGGGCTGCGGCCACCATGGCGAGGGCGATGCCGGTGTTGCCGCTGGTCGGCTCCACGATCACCGAGCCGGGGCGCAGCTTCCCCTCCGCCTCGGCGGCCTCGACCATGGAGAGCGCCGCCCGGTCCTTGACGCTGCCGCCGGGGTTGAAGGACTCCAGCTTGACCAGCACCTCGGCGCTCCCCGGCTCGGGAAGCCGGTGGAGGCGGACCATGGGGGTCCGGCCGATCAGCTGCGTGACGTCGTCGTAGATCGGCATGGACCGGGTCGCTCAGCTCTCCGGAAGCTTCTTCAGCCGCAGATACCAGCGCTTGTAGATGAGCCCCTCGCGCTCCGCCTCCTCCTTCGACTGGATCTTGTCGGCGGTGGCGGGGGCGGGGACGACCACTTCCTTGCCGGGCTGCCAGTCGACCGGGGTGGAGACGCCGTACTTGGCCGAGGTCTGGAGCCCGTCGAAGACGCGGAGCAGCTCGTCGACCGAGCGGCCCAGCGACATGGGGTAGTAGAGGAGCGCCCGGATGATCCCCTGGTCGTCGATGAAGAAGACCGCGCGCACCGTGGCGGTGGTCGACTCGCCGGGGTGGATCATCCCGTAGAGGCGCGAGACCTTCATGTCCAGGTCCGCGATGATGGGGAAGGGGATCGGGTGGCCGAAAGCTTCCTCCATGTCGCGGGTCCAGGAGAGGTGGGCGGGGACGCCGTCCACCGAGAGCCCGATCAGCTGGACGTTCCGGCGCTCGAACTCGTGGTGGCGGGCGGCGAAGGCGCTGATCTCGGTGGTGCAGACGGGCGTGAAGTCGGCGGGGTGGGAGAAGAGCATCACCCACTTGCCGCGGTAGTCGGAGAGGCGGATCGTCCCCCGGGTGCTGGCCGCCTCGAAATCCGGGGCGGGCTCGCCGATCCGGGGAAGCGCCGCGACCGGAGCCTCGACCTCGCGGGTCGCCTCGCTGATCGCCATCGGGCATCCAACCTCCTTCGGGTGGGCGGGGCCTGCCTCGCCCCGCCGTGACTCTACGGGCCGAGTATACCCGGCAATGTTGATCAAAACAATCGGAATTTGGCGAAGCGCCGCGCGGAGGCGGAAGAACGCCGCCCCTCGGGCGCGGGCGGACGGGCCGGGGAGGGGGGAACCCCGGAGCCCCCGCCCGGCGACCGGGCCAGCGGCCGGGAGATCCGCCTGCGGAGCGGGCCGCCCTTCCTGCCGGGGTGCAACTCCTCC includes the following:
- a CDS encoding peroxiredoxin, which produces MAISEATREVEAPVAALPRIGEPAPDFEAASTRGTIRLSDYRGKWVMLFSHPADFTPVCTTEISAFAARHHEFERRNVQLIGLSVDGVPAHLSWTRDMEEAFGHPIPFPIIADLDMKVSRLYGMIHPGESTTATVRAVFFIDDQGIIRALLYYPMSLGRSVDELLRVFDGLQTSAKYGVSTPVDWQPGKEVVVPAPATADKIQSKEEAEREGLIYKRWYLRLKKLPES
- the cysK gene encoding cysteine synthase A translates to MPIYDDVTQLIGRTPMVRLHRLPEPGSAEVLVKLESFNPGGSVKDRAALSMVEAAEAEGKLRPGSVIVEPTSGNTGIALAMVAAARGYRAVIVMPESASRERIQLLYAYGAEVVLSPEEEGMSGALRLAREIVDRTPGAFMPQQFENPANPEAHRRTTAPEILEDTGGRLDAFVASAGTGGTITGTGRELRRHLPGLLIVTVEPAGSPVLSGGKPGRSRIPGLGPGFIPAVLDRTVYDRIVDVADEEAWETTRRLAREEGLLCGPSSGAVVCAALQVAKELGPGKRVVAIAPDTGERYLSMGLFERSERHG